The DNA segment ACCGCCTGCTTTTTTATGTGCCATGGTTCCTGATCCTTACTTGGTGTCGTCAGCTTTAGGCGCGGCTTTCTTAGCCGGTGCCTTTTTGGCTGGAGCTTTTTTCGCAGCAGGCTTTTTCTGAGCAGCTGCAGCTTTCGGTGCTGCTTTTTTGGCCGGAGCCTTTTTAGCAGGTGCCGCTTTCGCTTCGGTTTCCGCTTTCGGAGCCGCTGCTTTTTTCGCAGGGGCTTTCTTAGCGGCTTTGCCTTCACCAACGTCGGTAATGCGCAGCAACGTCATTTGTTGACGGTGACCGGCCTTACGACGGTAATTGTGACGGCGACGCTTTTTGAAAACGACAACCTTTTCGCTCTTAGCTTGAGCGATGATTTCAGCGGAAACGCTAACCTTGGAGGCATCAGCGACAGAATCGCCTTCACCCGCCAAAAGAACGTCACCCAACGTGACCGTATCACCCGCTTCACCAGCAAGTTTTTCAACGGCAATTTTATCTCCGGCGGCAACCCGATACTGCTTGCCGCCCGTGCGCACTATCGCGAACATGGCTTAATACTCTCAATCTCGTGCTGTGTTCGATTTCACGCGATGAATTCGCGTCAACCCAACGGCAGTTCGGCGCTGCGAAGACACAGCACCTGAAAGAAGCGTGCCGTTAAGGGAACCACGCGATCAAGTCAACGCTCGTCTTCTCAGAAAATGCCTTGAAACGACCTTTTGCACTGCATCCGGCCCGTTCCTGCACAGATCATCATCACCCCGCTTCAATTCGACTGGTGTCTTTGCCCTCTGCAATTGTCGTGGTAACGCGCAAACACTTCCTGACAACGTTTTTAGACAACAATGCGATTATTGCGATGAAACAAGGCAACTCCACCGTTTTGGGCATGGCCACCTCTTTGGCCGCGATGGCATTGGTCGGATGCGCCGGAACTAGCGACCAATATCCATCCCTTGCCGCCCGTGATGCGGAACGCGAAACACAGCGGACAACCGGGCAATTCACCCCGGCCGATGCGGACGAGACGGTCGCCCCATCCTCGCAAACATTCGGTCAATTGCGCGGATTTGTGGAACAAGCGCGCAGCGCGCATCAGGAATTTATGGCATCGGGCACCGATACACGCCGATTGATCCAAGACGCCCAGTCAACCGATAGCGAGAGCGATTTGCGTGCGCGCGCTTTGGTCGCGGTTGCGGAATTGTCGGTTCTTCATGGTCGCACCAACATTGCGTTGGGCGACCTTGATCAAATGGAATTCAACGCGGCCAGCACATTTGCGCCGTTGGACGATATTCGCGCGGCTCAGGTGTTGGTCGGCCAGATGGCTGCCGAACAGGAAGCGTTCCTCAATTCACTCGATTCGATCACGCGACAATTTTGATCATGACGACGGCGTGCGAAACATGTCCTGTTCGCGACAGCGCGGCGTGCTCCGTTCTTTCGCCAGAAGAGCGTGAAGCCCTTTCCGCTGCGGGCCGCATCCGCACATTGGAACGCGGAGAAATGTTGTTTGCCGCCGGCGATGACCAGGCCGCTTGTGCCACTTTGGTAAAAGGGGCGTTGAAAGTGTCGGCGATCGATTCGCAGGGTCGCGAACAAATACTCGCGTTGGTTCACCCGGCCGGGTTTATCGGTGAGTTGTTTTCGCCCTACGCGCATCACGACGTTGTCGCCTTGACCCAAAGCACTTTGTGCACATTCGCGCGGGCCGATATCGAACGAGCGATTGATGCCTATCCCGCTTTGGCCCGGGCGTTGCTTAGACGGGCACAGGAAGACCTGCTTTCCACCCGCACTTTATTGGAATTGACCGCCAATGCCCGCGCGGAGACGCGGCTCGCCGCATTGCTGCATGATTTCGCTGCTGCGGCCAGCGCGTCGTCGTGTCATCTTGCGCACGAATTTGAACTGCCGCTGACCCGTGGAGAGGTCGCCAATATGCTTGGCCTGACCATCGAAACCGTAAGTCGCAAGCTTAGCGAGCTGGAATCCATGGGCGCGATTGCACGCAAAGGAAAACGCGGGATCGAATTGACCGACCCCGCGCTCCTCCAAGCCCTCTCCGGGCGTCACAGCGACGATATCCCAGTGCCGTAACGGTCCCGCTTGGATTGGCTGCATAGGGCGCTTCCAACGCCCCGTGTTCAAACCAAGGTGGCGATGAGAACAGTG comes from the Erythrobacter sp. Alg231-14 genome and includes:
- the rplU gene encoding 50S ribosomal protein L21 produces the protein MFAIVRTGGKQYRVAAGDKIAVEKLAGEAGDTVTLGDVLLAGEGDSVADASKVSVSAEIIAQAKSEKVVVFKKRRRHNYRRKAGHRQQMTLLRITDVGEGKAAKKAPAKKAAAPKAETEAKAAPAKKAPAKKAAPKAAAAQKKPAAKKAPAKKAPAKKAAPKADDTK
- a CDS encoding helix-turn-helix domain-containing protein, with translation MTTACETCPVRDSAACSVLSPEEREALSAAGRIRTLERGEMLFAAGDDQAACATLVKGALKVSAIDSQGREQILALVHPAGFIGELFSPYAHHDVVALTQSTLCTFARADIERAIDAYPALARALLRRAQEDLLSTRTLLELTANARAETRLAALLHDFAAAASASSCHLAHEFELPLTRGEVANMLGLTIETVSRKLSELESMGAIARKGKRGIELTDPALLQALSGRHSDDIPVP